One Desulfocurvibacter africanus subsp. africanus DSM 2603 DNA segment encodes these proteins:
- a CDS encoding GNAT family N-acetyltransferase translates to MFEVNVIEDLEGVSALAHEWGNLVGESVVDQVYGAPWVFSRPEWHLPWMEARASSCRPMVATARTEGRLAGLLPMSRTRGRSVDFFSTYLEPMTGYCADYQVPILAKGRESALEPMLAALFERASGQVLVWRNLPLTHPAAQTVQRYISARGWPMVAKESVCPYLRLPDSYAKAEELWSAKLRQDIRRRRRQLDGRLSLEVIERRQDVSGWLEELFATHRNKWHAESQPSEFANLSHQKYYRGMARSLWGKGLHLSSLCIDGRRVSYHLGFLSEGWLYYYKTAYHKEYSYMSPTKLHVSMLMELGCASGWQGFDFLQGDEPYKLSWTKQHIRCLNLVAGVGGGGLKFSWHAYWRGQAKATLGSAVNTLKRMRQRRVA, encoded by the coding sequence GTGTTCGAGGTGAACGTCATCGAGGACCTGGAAGGCGTGTCCGCGCTTGCCCACGAGTGGGGGAACCTCGTGGGCGAGTCCGTCGTCGATCAGGTGTACGGCGCGCCCTGGGTCTTTTCCAGGCCCGAGTGGCATCTGCCCTGGATGGAGGCCCGGGCCTCCTCTTGCCGGCCCATGGTCGCCACGGCACGCACCGAAGGGCGGCTGGCGGGCTTGCTGCCCATGTCTCGCACTCGCGGCCGCAGCGTGGACTTTTTCTCTACCTATCTTGAGCCCATGACGGGCTATTGCGCGGACTACCAAGTGCCGATCCTGGCCAAGGGCCGCGAGTCAGCCTTGGAGCCCATGCTTGCAGCGCTCTTCGAGCGGGCCTCGGGCCAGGTGCTGGTCTGGAGGAACCTGCCGCTAACGCATCCGGCCGCACAGACCGTGCAGCGCTATATCTCGGCGCGCGGCTGGCCCATGGTCGCGAAAGAAAGCGTCTGCCCCTATCTGCGCCTGCCCGACAGTTACGCAAAGGCCGAGGAGCTTTGGAGCGCCAAGCTGCGCCAGGACATTCGCAGGCGCAGGCGCCAGCTCGACGGTCGCCTGTCCCTGGAGGTGATCGAAAGGCGGCAGGACGTATCCGGCTGGCTGGAGGAGCTGTTCGCCACCCACCGAAACAAATGGCATGCCGAGTCGCAACCCAGCGAGTTCGCGAACCTTTCCCACCAGAAATACTACCGGGGCATGGCGCGATCGTTGTGGGGCAAGGGTCTGCACCTGTCCAGCCTGTGCATCGATGGACGGCGCGTATCCTACCACTTGGGTTTCCTCTCGGAGGGCTGGCTCTATTACTACAAGACAGCCTACCACAAGGAATACTCCTATATGTCGCCCACCAAGCTGCACGTGAGCATGCTCATGGAGCTGGGCTGTGCGAGCGGCTGGCAGGGCTTCGACTTTCTGCAGGGCGACGAACCCTACAAGCTCAGTTGGACGAAGCAGCACATTCGCTGTCTGAACCTGGTGGCCGGCGTGGGCGGCGGCGGCCTCAAGTTTTCCTGGCACGCGTATTGGCGCGGCCAAGCCAAAGCGACCTTGGGCTCCGCGGTGAATACCCTCAAGCGCATGAGGCAAAGGAGGGTAGCATGA